One window of Nicotiana tomentosiformis chromosome 11, ASM39032v3, whole genome shotgun sequence genomic DNA carries:
- the LOC138901582 gene encoding uncharacterized protein codes for MGSLAYILVGERPLASYVQALTNQFMRLDISEPSHVLTVSRSSLYERIRECRYEDPHLLVIKDTAWHGGAKKVTIGDDGVLRMHGLIHVPNVDGLQEWIFEEAHSSRYSIHPGAAKIYQDLR; via the coding sequence atgggtagccttgcgtatattttggttggtgagagaccgcttgcatcataTGTTCAAGCTCTcaccaatcagttcatgaggttagatatttcggagcctagtcatgTTCTaacggtctctcggtcttctttgtatgagcgcattagagagtgTCGGTATGaagatccccatttgcttgtcatTAAGGATACGgcgtggcacggtggtgccaagaaggttactattggagatgatggggtgttgcggatgcatggtctgattcatgtgcccaatgtggatgggcttcaagAGTGGATttttgaggaggctcacagttcgcggtattccattcatccgggtgccgccaagatatatcaggacttgaggtag